The sequence ttaattggtatttggaaagttaatcactagccgttagtgattaaggaggtttttgagacttatgtcaaaatgggttggctttgatgggtcaaaattggtaatgacactagttttggttaaatggatggtaaacgcttttgttaagtgttaattgacgtttgaaatgattactacctaagtagtaatttagtgttaagacctaggttggtttaaatggtgtcaagtgtaattttggttaaattgtacttgtttgatgggtcggaattaccaccggtagtggtaattggtgaagtccactttggatgtctaaatgggcggtttgtggaggtaggtataaactcttggttaagggtgttggagtcgaattctcttgtagagaatatttgttgattgtttgtataccaatatgcgtattataggtaaaagcttgctctgttgcgtttggtggagatttcacgcatggtttgtattgctcgagttcgaggtgagtggaataattatgcatgtatgtatatagtgtatttatttgtatgttatggcatgaaccacggagtcggtagtgccatagtatgtgcgagtgtgctatgatgtgaaccacggagccggtagcatcatggtacgtgtgttgtagtgtaaaccatggagccggtagcactatagcacaagtcgttaaagtgtgaaccacggagccggtagcactataaaagagtatgactcgagttgtgatgtgaaccacgaagccggtagcatcaaagtgtgaactacggagcaggtagcactataaaattaggtgtgaaccacggagccggtagcactataaaatgaggtgttaaccacggagccggtagcaccgaagtgtgaaccacggaacaggtagcactataaaagagtatgactcaaatgtgtagtgacgtgaaccacggagccggtagcgtcatagcattgcgtatggtgtgaaccacggagcctgtAGCATCATGACGCGTTtgtggttaaccatatggttgtgtatgtgttgttgtatagaataatatattattttggagtatatgctattgtttatgctagttgcggtaatggaggttattagctttatacttggagttcgtatgctaatattgtattgctagcatgtttgcggtatgtgagtaggtggttgcaagtaggtatattatatatgtatgtgtatacttatAACACTCACTAAgcgtttgcttacccctctcgttgtttacctttttacaggtattgtgttatgaagctagctagttgttaggctaTATGTGTAGGAgcgtttgggctcgatggggtagcttttggagatatggacgcggattggggatttggtagtccccgagatagattatgctcttggtattgggttgggttattgagtcttaacccgcagGTGTAAACACTTTCAATTAACGTATGTGATGTAAAACTCGATTCTATCGAGGAAAtttcttaattataattattatagcatgttgtgaaaaccgtttcgtgtgaaaatgtcgggaagcgggttttccgcccgcgtgaatttgtaaaactgatcaggaacctttagttcatttggacgccgtccaaattgcttggacgccgtcttgGGCTttactgctggacgccgtccagatggtctatataaaaaaaaaattaagtcgtgtttttggtaaaacgaagttgggtcgttacactaaTTTGTTGTATAACAAATATAACATATTTTAGGGATGGCAATGATTAATTAAGAATCATGATAAGGGAATAGATGTTTGGTACTCGTATAATATACAAAGTGTCAACTGAAGTCGGTATCCATCTCCAAACAGACAACAAAATTAGCTGGTAAAGGACAACGtcaaataaaaataaacattacctccaaataaagaagaaaaccaaATTATTTGAGTTTGGCAAGTGTACCAACAAATACCTGAAGCAAAACGAAAGTGCATACGAATCATCAGATGCAAACAATTGATTATACATAATTACCTGAAAATAATACGAATCAACAACACTGAAGAGATGAACGTTGTCATGGATCTTATAAACAAAGTATTACTGGATTTATCTTGATGATCCAAGGGGTTTCGCATTAATTTTTTTCATACCTAGGTTGAACGCATATATTACCTTCGCCAAAAAGTTATCTAAATAGCCGGGCGAACACGCTTACAAATCTCTTCTTAAAACTGACAATGAAAAATGATGAATGAATTTAGCTTATAAGAAGCAGACCATCTATTGCGGATCCTTAAAGTCAGCTTCAACATACTCCTCATTGCAATACATTTGTAACTTTAACACATATGATTTTGTTTTGTGAAATCGGGTCTTTTGAATCCAAAATCTACAACTATCGTTATTTTGTTAATATATACGGAAAACTTACAAATGATCAAGCTGAAACTGCAATTATAAGATAAAATTGTTAACTCGACCACCTGAAACCGAAGTGTTGAGACATAAATAAAATACATAACTGTAAGTTATTTGATGTATTGTATAAGTACGAAAATAAGGAACTTTCATAACCCAAACCATTATACTTCAAACAAATTAAATAACCCGACTAACCTCACACTTGGATTCATTGAAAGTTGAGCATAACAGTAGTATCACCTACAATTttcataaataatataaatattttgaatatataaatatgtaaCAAAAGAAGGAAAGTACGTCAACATCACCATTGAGCCAAAGAGCCACTTAATCCTTTGAGGGATTATTTCTGAAACTACATATCGATAATACAATGTCTTGCCATGGTTTTCATCTATTTTTACATACCTGCAAAACTATTAAACATCATTCACATTACTAATAAAACTTAAATGAAAACATACCATTAATAACCTAATACAAATGAAGCACACAAAGCATATTTAAAAAACTGACTATACAAATGTTTTAACCACCATCAACAATTTAGTAAAACTTGGACATAAGTAGTCGTGTGTTATAATAATGATGTAATTATTTTATTGCAAGCAACTTATCACCATTTAAAACAGAGATTTATCAAATACTGCTTTATTCCAACTTGTGATGTTATAACATATTGCAAAAAACAACACAGCTATGTATAAAAAAATATCAATTAACGGACATGTTTTTTAAGATAAATACCTTTATTGCAAGAAGTCCCAGAGTAAAAGCACTTCCTTTTTCCACCTCATGTTCGTACAGCCTCGAGCCTGTAACAACCTCATTTGACCACTTTGGCTCTTGAAGATGATGCACAAGTGCAGGTGCAGCGCCGGATTCAACAATCAAGTTCACAACATCCTCTCTACATATATACAAAAGATCAAATACAAAGTTTAGCCAAAAGTAAACATAAACATAGCTCATTAACCGAATATAATCCAACTCAACCACGATGACACAAAAATTCAGCATCTACTCACCAAAAACACAAACTACTCAACCATAGCTGCAAACAAATTCATAATACATAGCATTGAACACAATTGCTAACTATAAAATCTAAAAAGTAAGCTTATGCCACGACCTCCAACAGTCATTTTTCAAACACTCATAGACAAAGAATACACACAATtactaaaaaaaaaatagaaatataccaaaagaaaaaaaaatccacAATCAATTTAGGGCAAAAACATACAATTAAGAGGCATAAAAGACATAAATACCTAATTTCATTGAAATTGATCGAGCGCTTAGCAGTGATGATGGCGGATGGTGATAAATCAAGAGGGAGGCTGATCTGGGTTTCATCGCTACACCAAAAGATAAAAAAACCACAACCAATTTAGGGCAAAAACATACAATCAAGAGGCATAAAAGACATAAATACCTAATTTAATTGAAATTGATCGAGTGCTTAGCAGTAATGATGGCGGATGGTGATAAATCTGGAGGGAGGCTGATTTGGGTTTCATTGCTACATCGCCAGAGAGATCCGGTTTTGGTTTTGTTTGTAATGAAGAGAGAAGGTGCGATATGGAAAGGGTTGAAGAAGATTATCTGACAGAACACATGAAAGGTATGGGTGGAGGTGTGTGAGGGTATGGGTGGAGGTGTCTGCACATCTCTTTTACAGTGATGAGTTATACGCTACCTTCTGGaaaaaaagtaagaaaaaaaaggctgACTAAAACCATGTGGGGAGTCCATTTGAGCAAATTAGCCCATTTAAAGGGTTTTTTTTGCTGGAAACTAGCCCACATAggctaaaataataataaaaaaatatacactTAACCTATTATAAATCAAAAGAAGAAGAAATGGGAGGGCAAAAATCGTGAATAGTGGTGTTTTCACCAATGGGGAGAGAGCATTTTGACCACTAAAACCATGTGGGGAGTCCATTTGAGCAAATTAGCCCATTTAAAGGGTTTTTTTGCTGGAAACTAGCCCACATAggctaaaataataaaaaaaaaatatacacttaACCTATTATAAATCAAAAGAAGAAGAAATGGGAGGGCAAAAATCGTGAATAGTGGTGTTTTCACCAATGGGGAGAGAGCAT comes from Rutidosis leptorrhynchoides isolate AG116_Rl617_1_P2 chromosome 4, CSIRO_AGI_Rlap_v1, whole genome shotgun sequence and encodes:
- the LOC139845348 gene encoding uncharacterized protein isoform X3, encoding MVILLLCSTFNESKCEVVELTILSYNCSFSLIICICWYTCQTQIIWFSSLFGDKLYVQFHDECWRVPVYDDKCNLMNFSKNTKCLECEELRPKRRLTCSE